In Rhodothermales bacterium, one DNA window encodes the following:
- a CDS encoding 2-oxoacid:acceptor oxidoreductase subunit alpha → MLPDVPASTDAPRKPTKSLREVTILFAGDSGDGMQLTGGRFTLATAKAQNDLATLPDFPAEIRAPAGTTYGVSGFQLHFGANEISTPGDEVDLLVAMNPAALKVNLRRVREGGAVLVNLNAFEDRGLELAGYDANPLEDGTLDRYEVFPVELTRLTREALADTTLSTKQIDQSKNMFALGLALWLYTRPIDDTAAWVEAKFADEPEIRDANLHVLTKGYHFGETTEVFASRYEVAPASLPPGLYRGIRGNEALALGLVTAAVRSGLEILYGSYPITPASDLLHALSKHKNFGILTVQAEDEIAAVGTALGASFAGRLGVTATSGPGLALKTEFVGLGIITELPLVVIDVQRAGPSTGLPTKTEQSDLLFALYGRNGDAPLPVIAASTPGDCYEVAYEACRIAVKYMTPVILLSDGYLGNGAEPWRLPDPDALPAFPVHFATEPNRDGQFLPYLRDETTLARAWAKPGTPNLEHRLGGLEKDRETGGVSYDPENHEAMTKLRAAKVERVTAEIPPTKVMGDAEGDVLVVGWGSTRGAIEAAVKTARAEGLKVGRVHLRWLSPLPPDLSEVFGRFEKILVPELNNGQLVHVLRDRFLRPVESLAKIQGLPFKASEITARIRQMIEATA, encoded by the coding sequence ATGCTCCCCGACGTCCCCGCCTCCACCGACGCCCCCCGCAAGCCCACGAAGTCGCTCCGCGAGGTCACGATCCTCTTCGCCGGCGACTCCGGCGACGGCATGCAGCTCACCGGCGGCCGGTTCACGCTCGCCACGGCGAAGGCCCAGAACGACCTCGCCACGCTCCCCGACTTCCCCGCCGAAATCCGCGCCCCCGCCGGCACGACGTACGGCGTCTCCGGCTTCCAGCTCCACTTCGGCGCGAATGAGATCTCGACGCCCGGCGACGAGGTAGACCTCCTCGTGGCGATGAACCCGGCGGCGCTCAAAGTCAACCTCCGCCGCGTGCGCGAGGGCGGCGCCGTGCTCGTCAACCTCAACGCGTTCGAGGACCGCGGGCTCGAACTCGCCGGCTACGACGCGAACCCGCTCGAAGACGGGACGCTCGACCGCTACGAGGTCTTCCCCGTCGAGCTGACGCGGCTGACGCGCGAGGCCCTCGCCGACACCACGCTCTCGACGAAGCAGATCGACCAGTCGAAGAACATGTTCGCGCTCGGGCTCGCGCTGTGGCTCTACACGCGGCCTATCGACGACACCGCTGCGTGGGTCGAGGCCAAGTTCGCCGACGAGCCGGAGATCCGCGACGCGAACCTCCACGTGCTGACGAAGGGCTACCACTTCGGCGAGACGACGGAGGTGTTCGCCTCCCGCTACGAGGTCGCCCCGGCGAGCCTGCCGCCCGGCCTCTACCGCGGCATCCGGGGGAACGAGGCGCTCGCGCTCGGCCTCGTCACCGCCGCTGTCCGCAGCGGGCTCGAGATCCTCTACGGTTCGTACCCGATCACGCCTGCGAGTGACCTCCTCCACGCCCTCTCGAAGCACAAGAACTTCGGCATCCTGACCGTGCAGGCCGAGGACGAGATCGCCGCCGTCGGGACGGCGCTCGGGGCGAGCTTCGCCGGGCGGCTCGGCGTGACGGCGACGAGCGGGCCGGGCCTCGCGCTCAAGACGGAGTTCGTCGGGCTCGGCATCATCACCGAGCTGCCGCTCGTGGTGATCGACGTGCAGCGCGCCGGGCCGAGCACGGGCCTGCCGACGAAGACGGAGCAGTCCGACCTCCTCTTCGCGCTCTACGGCCGCAACGGCGACGCCCCGCTCCCCGTCATCGCCGCGAGCACGCCGGGCGACTGCTACGAGGTGGCCTACGAGGCCTGCCGGATCGCCGTCAAGTACATGACGCCCGTCATCCTCCTCTCCGACGGCTACCTCGGGAATGGCGCCGAGCCGTGGCGCCTCCCCGACCCCGACGCCCTGCCCGCCTTCCCCGTCCACTTCGCGACGGAGCCGAACCGCGACGGCCAGTTCCTCCCCTACCTCCGCGACGAGACGACGCTCGCCCGCGCCTGGGCCAAGCCAGGCACGCCGAACCTCGAACACCGCCTCGGCGGGCTGGAGAAGGACCGCGAGACCGGCGGCGTGTCGTACGACCCCGAGAACCACGAGGCGATGACGAAGCTGCGCGCGGCGAAGGTCGAGCGCGTCACGGCCGAGATCCCGCCGACCAAGGTCATGGGCGACGCCGAGGGCGACGTGCTCGTCGTCGGCTGGGGCTCGACGCGGGGCGCGATCGAGGCGGCGGTGAAGACCGCCCGCGCCGAGGGGCTGAAGGTCGGCCGCGTCCACCTCCGCTGGCTCAGCCCCCTCCCGCCCGACCTCAGCGAGGTCTTCGGCCGGTTCGAGAAGATCCTCGTGCCGGAGCTGAACAACGGCCAGCTCGTCCACGTCCTCCGCGACCGCTTCCTGCGGCCCGTCGAGTCCCTCGCCAAAATCCAGGGCCTCCCGTTCAAGGCGAGCGAGATCACCGCCCGCATCCGCCAGATGATCGAAGCGACAGCCTGA
- a CDS encoding PIN domain-containing protein codes for MRVYLDTCAVQRPLDDRTQLRIRFEAEAILSVLDLVRAGRVELVSSDVLQFETEQNPRRTRREYALGTLAGAATHLKLTDEVRRRAEALNRRGLRTLDALHLASAEASEADFFCTCDDTFLKKAKRETRDPTRVVAPMELAEELERWASRHDR; via the coding sequence ATGCGCGTCTACCTCGATACCTGCGCCGTTCAGCGTCCCCTCGACGACCGGACGCAGCTTCGTATCCGATTCGAAGCCGAAGCGATCCTGAGTGTATTGGATCTCGTCAGAGCCGGTCGGGTGGAGCTGGTCTCGTCGGACGTGCTCCAGTTCGAGACGGAGCAGAACCCGCGTCGAACGCGGCGGGAGTACGCGTTGGGGACGCTCGCAGGTGCCGCTACGCACCTAAAGCTCACCGATGAGGTGCGTCGTCGGGCCGAGGCGTTGAACCGTCGGGGACTTCGGACGTTGGACGCGTTGCATCTCGCTTCCGCCGAGGCGAGCGAGGCCGATTTTTTCTGCACGTGCGACGACACCTTCCTTAAAAAAGCCAAGCGAGAAACCAGAGACCCGACGCGCGTCGTCGCGCCGATGGAACTCGCGGAGGAACTAGAGCGATGGGCATCCCGGCACGACCGCTGA
- a CDS encoding DUF1440 domain-containing protein, protein MRFTRRPSPSLWKGAVAGLAGGLAASFAMNQFQAALSAAPRAVSGDEADRHPGDDPSDEGETSSEPATVKAASAISEGVFDHELTDEQKERAGPAVHYAFGGGTGAAYGAAAEWLPEMTAAAGLPFGTAFWLVADEAAVPALGLSKAPTAYPLSVHAESLAAHLVYGLVTEFVRRGVRRLLR, encoded by the coding sequence ATGCGATTCACCCGCCGCCCCTCGCCCAGCCTGTGGAAAGGCGCCGTCGCCGGCCTCGCCGGTGGCCTCGCCGCGTCGTTCGCGATGAACCAGTTCCAGGCCGCTCTCAGCGCCGCACCGCGTGCCGTCTCCGGCGACGAAGCGGACCGCCACCCCGGCGACGATCCGAGCGACGAGGGCGAAACGTCGAGCGAGCCGGCGACGGTGAAGGCGGCGTCCGCGATCTCCGAAGGGGTCTTCGACCACGAGCTGACGGACGAGCAGAAAGAGCGCGCCGGACCGGCCGTTCATTACGCTTTCGGCGGCGGCACGGGCGCGGCCTACGGCGCGGCGGCCGAGTGGCTGCCGGAGATGACGGCGGCGGCGGGCCTCCCGTTCGGCACCGCGTTCTGGCTCGTCGCCGACGAGGCGGCCGTCCCCGCCCTCGGCCTCTCGAAAGCGCCCACCGCGTATCCCCTCTCCGTCCACGCCGAGAGCCTCGCGGCCCACCTCGTCTACGGCCTCGTGACGGAGTTCGTCCGACGCGGCGTGCGGCGGCTCCTGCGGTGA
- a CDS encoding energy transducer TonB, with amino-acid sequence MRLLLLLCLFVLLSGCDTTAQPSEPIHYSEVAVRPVPIEGFEAFSASVEYPELARRAGIGGTVIIHFTANEDGSVVSTYDSDVRRGPVCVSDPGGNTCQNSLIPLRAALLTPAYVRGEKVSVNECFAFEYEIMEGPAGRQTNIRVSHCP; translated from the coding sequence ATGCGCCTTCTGCTCCTCCTCTGCCTCTTCGTCCTGCTCAGCGGTTGCGATACCACGGCGCAGCCGTCCGAGCCCATTCATTACAGCGAGGTGGCCGTTCGCCCCGTGCCCATCGAAGGGTTCGAAGCGTTCAGCGCCTCCGTCGAATATCCCGAACTCGCTCGACGCGCGGGCATCGGAGGCACCGTCATCATCCACTTCACTGCGAATGAGGATGGGAGCGTCGTCTCGACCTATGACTCCGATGTCCGTCGGGGCCCCGTCTGCGTTTCCGACCCGGGAGGCAATACGTGCCAAAACTCGCTCATTCCCCTCCGTGCCGCGCTTCTCACCCCGGCTTACGTCCGTGGCGAGAAGGTCTCGGTGAACGAGTGCTTCGCCTTCGAGTACGAGATAATGGAGGGGCCTGCCGGGCGCCAGACAAACATCCGTGTCTCCCACTGTCCGTAG
- a CDS encoding BtpA/SgcQ family protein: MSRIFRKPKPILAMVHTGPSPSAPGYRSVESAVERAVTEAKLYADLGVDGLVLENMHDFPCVHEREQGPEVAAFMTRVAVCVKRQVGQMPVGIQVLFQANKTALAVALAAQCDFIRAEGWTYAHVSDKGIAEACAGSVLRYRKAIGAHNIPVFADVKKKHAAHTWTGDVPIAEIAHLMALHGADGVVVTGMRTGQEPDFDDLRAVYEATPLPILVGSGVTVENFEHFVDLADGFIVGSAFKEGGLWNAPVCEHRVRAVIEVAEHARTAYSAIR; the protein is encoded by the coding sequence ATGAGTCGGATCTTCCGAAAGCCGAAGCCCATCCTCGCGATGGTCCATACCGGGCCCTCGCCGAGCGCGCCGGGCTACCGCTCCGTCGAATCCGCCGTCGAGCGCGCCGTCACCGAGGCCAAGCTCTACGCCGACCTCGGGGTGGACGGCCTCGTGCTCGAGAACATGCACGACTTCCCCTGCGTCCACGAGCGCGAGCAGGGGCCGGAGGTGGCCGCGTTCATGACGCGCGTCGCCGTCTGCGTCAAGCGGCAGGTCGGGCAGATGCCGGTCGGGATTCAGGTGCTCTTCCAGGCGAACAAGACCGCGCTCGCCGTCGCCCTCGCCGCGCAGTGCGACTTCATCCGCGCCGAGGGCTGGACCTACGCCCATGTCTCGGACAAGGGGATCGCCGAGGCCTGCGCCGGCTCCGTTCTCCGCTATCGCAAGGCCATCGGCGCGCACAACATCCCCGTCTTCGCGGACGTGAAGAAGAAGCACGCCGCCCACACGTGGACCGGCGACGTCCCGATCGCGGAGATCGCCCACCTCATGGCGCTCCACGGCGCCGACGGCGTCGTCGTCACCGGGATGCGGACCGGGCAGGAGCCGGACTTCGACGACCTCCGCGCCGTCTACGAGGCCACGCCGCTCCCCATCCTCGTCGGCAGCGGCGTCACGGTCGAGAACTTCGAGCACTTCGTCGACCTCGCCGACGGGTTCATCGTCGGGAGCGCGTTCAAGGAAGGCGGGCTGTGGAACGCGCCCGTCTGCGAGCACCGCGTCCGCGCCGTGATCGAAGTCGCCGAGCATGCGCGGACCGCCTACAGCGCCATCCGGTAA
- a CDS encoding dihydrofolate reductase, protein MGERTRAEVVIVAAVAETNRVIGDGKDLPWHIPDDLKHFKRLTLGHPLVMGRRTFESVLHQFGRPLPGRENVVLTRHAVHVDHPGIHVYSSLGDALDAFADREQISIGGGATVYEQALPIADRLELTRVEGDYDGDTFFPPFEHLLGTEFELQHREPRDGYRFETWVRVP, encoded by the coding sequence ATGGGGGAGCGCACGCGGGCGGAAGTCGTGATCGTCGCGGCGGTGGCGGAGACGAACCGGGTGATCGGCGACGGCAAAGACCTGCCGTGGCACATCCCCGACGACTTGAAGCACTTCAAGCGGCTCACGCTCGGCCACCCGCTCGTGATGGGGCGGCGGACGTTCGAGTCGGTGCTGCACCAGTTCGGGAGACCGCTGCCGGGGCGCGAGAACGTCGTGCTCACGCGGCACGCGGTCCACGTCGACCACCCTGGCATCCACGTCTACTCCTCGCTCGGCGACGCCCTCGACGCCTTCGCCGACCGCGAGCAGATCTCGATTGGCGGCGGGGCGACGGTCTACGAGCAAGCCCTCCCGATCGCCGACCGGCTCGAACTCACGCGCGTCGAGGGCGACTACGACGGCGACACGTTCTTCCCGCCCTTCGAGCACCTCCTCGGCACCGAGTTCGAACTGCAGCACCGCGAGCCGCGCGATGGCTACCGCTTCGAGACGTGGGTGCGCGTACCCTGA
- a CDS encoding vitamin K epoxide reductase family protein → MNALAKLTQLSPLSPKALSRALRTGTGDALDKRRGVLALSLTAAGSMGLISLYQMGVIKHLPEPPLPFLDADKVDASEEAYAYFSAPDGVLGFASYAATAVLAAIGGPDRARTMPWLPLLAAVKTGADAAQAARLTRDQWTEHRAFCSWCLLAAAATFATVPLVLPEARDALRRLRDG, encoded by the coding sequence ATGAACGCCCTCGCCAAGCTCACCCAGCTCTCGCCGCTCTCGCCGAAGGCGCTCAGCCGCGCCCTCCGCACGGGCACGGGCGACGCGCTCGACAAGCGGCGGGGCGTCCTCGCCCTCTCGCTCACCGCCGCCGGCTCGATGGGGCTGATCTCGCTCTACCAGATGGGCGTCATCAAGCACCTCCCCGAGCCGCCGCTCCCGTTCCTCGACGCCGACAAGGTGGATGCGTCGGAGGAGGCCTACGCCTACTTCTCGGCGCCCGACGGCGTGCTCGGCTTCGCCTCGTACGCGGCGACGGCCGTGCTCGCGGCGATCGGCGGGCCGGACCGGGCGCGGACGATGCCGTGGCTCCCGCTCCTCGCCGCCGTCAAGACCGGCGCCGACGCCGCGCAGGCCGCCCGGCTCACGCGCGACCAGTGGACCGAGCACCGCGCCTTTTGCTCGTGGTGCCTGCTCGCGGCGGCGGCCACGTTCGCCACCGTCCCGCTCGTGCTCCCCGAGGCCCGCGACGCGCTCCGCCGCCTCCGCGACGGATAA
- a CDS encoding M15 family metallopeptidase — protein sequence MLRRFRLLCWLVLPAAAACAQPEFPTPDPLPDGFVHLRDVAPTIVQEMRYHGPYNFVGEPIDGYEAPTCIITEPTARALAAVQADLERRGLSLKVYDCYRPQRAVDHFVRWARNLNDERTKLAFYPDEPKRYLFSRGYIARRSGHSRGSTVDLSVVALPAPEPTAYPPADSLRDCTAPAGERFAETGLDMGTAYDCLSPSSATESPAVGEAARANRRMLRAAMMQHGFRNYTKEWWHYTLRSEPFPDTYFDFPVR from the coding sequence GTGCTCCGACGCTTCCGCTTGCTCTGCTGGCTCGTCCTCCCCGCTGCGGCCGCGTGCGCGCAGCCCGAGTTCCCGACGCCGGACCCGCTGCCCGACGGCTTCGTCCACCTCCGTGACGTCGCCCCGACGATCGTGCAAGAGATGCGCTACCACGGCCCGTACAACTTCGTCGGCGAGCCCATCGACGGCTACGAGGCGCCGACGTGCATCATCACCGAGCCGACGGCCCGCGCCCTCGCCGCCGTACAGGCCGATCTCGAACGCCGAGGGCTCAGCCTGAAGGTCTACGACTGCTACCGCCCGCAACGCGCCGTGGACCACTTCGTACGCTGGGCCCGGAACCTCAACGACGAGCGGACGAAGCTGGCGTTCTACCCCGACGAGCCGAAGCGCTATCTCTTCTCGCGCGGCTACATCGCCCGCCGCTCCGGCCACAGCCGAGGCAGCACCGTCGACCTCAGCGTCGTCGCGCTCCCCGCGCCGGAGCCGACGGCGTATCCCCCGGCCGACTCGCTCCGCGATTGCACCGCGCCCGCCGGCGAGCGCTTCGCCGAGACCGGGCTCGACATGGGGACGGCGTACGACTGCCTCAGCCCGAGTTCAGCGACCGAGAGCCCCGCCGTCGGCGAGGCGGCGCGGGCGAACCGGCGGATGCTGCGCGCGGCGATGATGCAGCACGGCTTCCGCAACTACACCAAGGAGTGGTGGCACTACACCCTCCGCAGTGAGCCCTTCCCCGATACCTACTTCGACTTCCCCGTCCGCTGA
- a CDS encoding SDR family oxidoreductase: MSSTNGKPEVVVITGASAGVGRATARAFAKRGAHIGLIARGEAGLQAAASDVERLGGRALAIPADVADPDAVEAAAAAVEERFGPIDVWVNNAMASVFSPFKKMSAEEFARVTDVTYHGVVYGTMAALKRMLPRNRGTIVQVGSALAYRSIPLQSAYCGAKHAIVGFTDSIRCELVHDESDVHITAVHLPAINTPQFGWVKSRLPHEAQPVPPIYQPEVAADAIYFAAHQRRREVWVGGPTWQAIVGHKVIPGLLDIYLGKTGYDGQQTDVPRDPDDPTNLWDPADAARDHGAHGRFDGKARASSPALWATKNRNWIAAGVGTVAAVALGLFGRSS, translated from the coding sequence ATGTCTTCCACGAATGGAAAGCCCGAGGTCGTCGTCATCACCGGCGCCTCGGCCGGCGTCGGGCGCGCGACCGCCCGCGCCTTCGCCAAGCGCGGCGCCCACATCGGTCTGATTGCCCGCGGCGAGGCCGGCCTCCAGGCCGCCGCCTCCGACGTCGAGCGCCTCGGCGGCCGGGCCCTCGCGATCCCCGCTGACGTCGCCGACCCCGACGCCGTCGAGGCCGCCGCCGCCGCCGTCGAAGAGCGCTTCGGCCCCATCGACGTGTGGGTCAACAACGCAATGGCGTCGGTCTTCTCCCCATTCAAAAAGATGAGCGCCGAGGAGTTCGCGCGCGTCACGGACGTGACGTACCACGGCGTCGTCTACGGCACGATGGCCGCGCTCAAGCGGATGCTCCCGCGCAACCGCGGGACGATCGTGCAGGTCGGCAGCGCGCTCGCGTACCGGAGCATCCCGCTCCAGAGCGCCTACTGCGGCGCCAAGCACGCGATCGTCGGCTTCACCGACTCCATCCGCTGCGAGCTCGTCCACGACGAGAGCGACGTCCACATCACGGCCGTCCACCTCCCGGCCATCAACACGCCGCAGTTCGGGTGGGTGAAGAGCCGGCTCCCGCACGAGGCTCAGCCCGTCCCCCCGATCTACCAGCCCGAGGTCGCCGCCGACGCGATCTACTTCGCCGCGCACCAGCGACGGCGCGAAGTGTGGGTCGGCGGGCCGACGTGGCAGGCGATCGTCGGGCACAAGGTCATCCCCGGCCTGCTCGACATCTACCTCGGCAAGACCGGCTACGACGGCCAGCAGACCGACGTGCCGCGCGACCCCGACGACCCCACGAACCTCTGGGACCCGGCCGACGCCGCCCGCGACCACGGCGCGCACGGCCGGTTCGACGGCAAGGCGCGCGCGTCGAGCCCGGCGCTGTGGGCGACGAAAAACCGAAACTGGATCGCGGCTGGGGTCGGGACTGTCGCCGCCGTCGCGCTCGGCCTGTTCGGGAGGTCGTCATGA
- a CDS encoding endonuclease: MPVLRSLRLALLLLLASAATAQPEQTVLFPGELGEDLRASLVTTYKPSSVLGDAASKDRMYDTVWATTVDGQEGVVGVYTGFFVPFDCDPNCDPSQDVFNQGSENTQGINQEHIWPRAEGAGSGNAERDLHHLAPTFVRANSDRGNLPFAEIPDALANDWYIDNTVTSTVPTSDIDSYSERDRNTAFEPREDFKGDVARAMFYFYTMYEAQASDAFFEAQRETLRAWHALDPVDQAEYDRTFIIAGFQSDDPNPFVLDSTLVRRAYFPSTVAAESAPLADGFALSAAYPNPFTTATTFTLRVATPQRVRVEAFDLLGRRVAVLHDGPVSADAPLALAFDAAALPAGLYVYRATGETFRATRRVTLTR; this comes from the coding sequence GTGCCCGTGCTCCGTTCGCTACGCCTCGCCCTGCTCCTCCTGCTCGCCTCCGCCGCCACGGCGCAGCCCGAGCAGACCGTCCTCTTCCCCGGTGAACTCGGCGAGGACCTCCGCGCCTCGCTCGTGACCACGTACAAGCCGTCGAGCGTGCTCGGCGACGCCGCATCGAAAGACCGGATGTACGACACGGTCTGGGCCACGACCGTCGACGGGCAGGAAGGCGTCGTCGGCGTCTATACCGGCTTCTTCGTGCCGTTCGACTGCGATCCGAACTGCGACCCGAGCCAGGACGTGTTCAACCAGGGTAGCGAGAACACGCAGGGCATCAACCAGGAGCACATCTGGCCGCGCGCCGAGGGCGCCGGGAGCGGGAACGCCGAGCGCGACCTCCACCACCTCGCCCCCACCTTCGTCCGCGCCAACTCCGACCGCGGCAACCTCCCCTTCGCCGAGATCCCCGACGCCCTCGCGAACGACTGGTACATCGACAACACCGTCACGAGCACCGTCCCGACGAGCGACATCGACAGCTACAGCGAGCGCGACCGGAACACGGCGTTCGAGCCGCGCGAGGACTTCAAGGGCGACGTGGCGCGGGCGATGTTTTACTTCTACACGATGTACGAGGCGCAGGCGAGCGACGCCTTCTTCGAGGCGCAGCGCGAGACGCTCCGCGCGTGGCACGCGCTCGACCCCGTGGACCAGGCCGAGTACGACCGGACATTCATCATCGCCGGCTTCCAGAGCGACGACCCCAACCCGTTCGTGCTCGACTCGACGCTCGTCCGCCGCGCCTACTTCCCCTCGACCGTCGCCGCCGAGTCCGCCCCGCTCGCCGACGGCTTCGCGCTCTCCGCCGCCTACCCCAACCCGTTCACGACGGCGACGACGTTCACGCTCCGCGTCGCCACGCCGCAGCGCGTCCGCGTCGAGGCGTTCGACCTCCTCGGCCGCCGCGTCGCCGTGCTCCACGACGGGCCCGTTTCGGCCGACGCCCCGCTCGCCCTCGCGTTCGACGCCGCCGCGCTCCCGGCCGGGCTCTACGTCTACCGCGCCACCGGCGAGACCTTCCGCGCCACCCGCCGTGTCACGCTCACGCGTTGA
- a CDS encoding TspO/MBR family protein — MTDSRHALSRWKQIGIAALFIVGCELVGIVGAATTVTGDSSWYETLAKPPFNPPSWLFGPVWTALYALMGVAAFLVWRARREAAGTERQDASRALTLFVVQLVLNGIWTPIFFGAESIVGGAVVIVTLLVVLALTVRAFFGVSRTAGWLLVPYLLWVAFATALNLSIWWLN, encoded by the coding sequence ATGACCGACTCCCGCCACGCCCTCTCTCGCTGGAAGCAGATCGGCATCGCCGCCCTTTTCATCGTCGGCTGCGAGCTCGTCGGCATCGTCGGCGCGGCGACGACGGTGACGGGCGATTCGTCGTGGTACGAGACGCTCGCGAAGCCGCCGTTCAACCCGCCGAGCTGGCTGTTCGGGCCGGTGTGGACGGCGCTCTACGCCCTCATGGGCGTCGCCGCGTTTCTCGTCTGGCGTGCGCGGCGCGAGGCAGCGGGCACGGAACGGCAGGATGCGAGCCGCGCGCTCACGCTCTTCGTCGTCCAACTCGTGCTCAACGGGATCTGGACGCCGATCTTCTTCGGCGCCGAGTCGATCGTCGGCGGGGCCGTGGTGATCGTGACGCTGCTCGTCGTGCTCGCGCTCACGGTGCGCGCGTTCTTCGGCGTATCGCGCACGGCGGGCTGGCTGCTCGTGCCGTACCTGCTCTGGGTGGCCTTCGCGACGGCGCTTAACCTCTCGATCTGGTGGCTGAACTGA
- the thyA gene encoding thymidylate synthase yields the protein MQLPSTSSGQALDRPVSADRAYLDVVRRVLDTGTRKRNRTGTDTISSFAESYKVDLADGYPLLTTKKVYFDSMLREVLWYLSGAPHIRELRQHTGIWNAWADDDGRLETAYGRFWRRFPIPAVGAALDGEVFAGPDHPHVHAEVDGSYSFDQVGYVIDELKRNPNSRRLVVSAWHPANAAVSKLPPCHFTFVLNVQEAEDGQQRLNCHLTQRSADLALGVPFNLACYALLTQAIAQQVGIEPGVFAHTLIDAHVYVNHVDGLRAQLDREPFDLPTLEIADKPLDELGFDDFRLDGYRHHDAIRFEVAV from the coding sequence ATGCAACTTCCTTCGACAAGCTCAGGACAGGCTCTCGACCGCCCCGTCTCCGCCGACCGCGCCTACCTCGACGTCGTCCGCCGCGTGCTCGACACCGGCACGCGCAAGCGCAACCGCACCGGCACGGACACGATCTCGTCCTTCGCCGAGTCCTACAAAGTCGACCTCGCCGACGGCTACCCGCTGCTGACGACGAAGAAGGTCTACTTCGACTCGATGCTGCGCGAGGTGCTGTGGTACCTCTCCGGCGCCCCGCACATCCGCGAGCTGCGTCAGCACACCGGCATCTGGAACGCGTGGGCCGACGACGACGGCCGGCTCGAAACCGCGTACGGCCGGTTCTGGCGCCGCTTCCCGATCCCCGCCGTCGGCGCCGCGCTCGACGGCGAGGTGTTCGCCGGGCCGGACCACCCGCACGTCCACGCTGAGGTCGACGGCTCGTATTCGTTCGATCAGGTCGGCTACGTGATCGACGAGTTGAAGCGGAATCCGAACTCGCGGCGGCTCGTCGTCAGCGCGTGGCACCCGGCGAACGCGGCCGTGAGCAAGCTGCCGCCGTGCCACTTCACATTCGTGCTGAACGTGCAGGAGGCCGAGGACGGGCAGCAACGTCTCAACTGCCACCTCACGCAGCGCTCCGCCGACCTCGCGCTCGGCGTCCCGTTCAACCTCGCGTGCTACGCCCTGCTCACGCAGGCGATCGCGCAGCAGGTCGGAATCGAGCCGGGCGTCTTCGCCCACACGCTCATCGACGCGCACGTCTACGTCAACCACGTCGACGGCCTCCGCGCCCAACTCGACCGCGAGCCGTTCGACCTCCCGACGTTGGAGATCGCGGACAAGCCGCTCGACGAACTCGGGTTCGACGACTTCCGACTCGACGGCTACCGGCACCACGACGCGATTCGGTTCGAGGTCGCGGTCTGA
- the apaG gene encoding Co2+/Mg2+ efflux protein ApaG codes for MPFYEATTQQLTVSVRPVYLDDQSDVFASRFVFAYFVEIENHGPAEVQLLRRHWVIRHGDGRVVEVEGEGVVGQQPILAPGSAHAYNSFCVLETMDGTMEGTYLMQRPNGARFRAQIPLFHLRASAN; via the coding sequence ATGCCCTTCTACGAAGCCACCACGCAGCAGCTCACCGTTTCCGTCCGGCCGGTCTACCTCGACGACCAGTCCGACGTGTTCGCCAGCCGGTTCGTGTTCGCCTACTTCGTCGAGATCGAGAACCACGGCCCCGCCGAGGTCCAGCTCCTCCGCCGCCACTGGGTGATCCGCCACGGCGACGGGCGCGTCGTCGAGGTCGAGGGCGAGGGCGTGGTCGGACAGCAGCCGATCCTCGCGCCGGGGAGCGCCCACGCCTACAACTCGTTCTGCGTCCTCGAGACGATGGACGGGACGATGGAGGGGACCTACCTCATGCAGCGCCCGAACGGCGCCCGCTTCCGCGCGCAGATCCCGCTCTTCCACCTCCGCGCGTCGGCGAATTAG
- a CDS encoding O-acetyl-ADP-ribose deacetylase produces MRPSPADRIELIQADITTLEVDAIVNAANAALAGGGGVDGAIHRAAGPKLLEACLQLRGCPTGQAKITPGFDLPADYVIHAVGPVWHSGDRGEDDLLASCYRTSLQLAVEHGCTTVAFPAISCGVYRFPVDRAAGIAVRTVAGFLRSDEQIEAVYLVSFGKDVRQAHERAYADVLD; encoded by the coding sequence ATGAGACCATCGCCCGCAGACCGGATCGAACTGATTCAAGCCGACATCACGACGTTGGAGGTAGACGCGATCGTGAACGCGGCGAATGCGGCGCTCGCCGGCGGCGGCGGCGTGGACGGGGCGATCCACCGCGCGGCCGGGCCGAAGCTGCTCGAAGCGTGCCTTCAACTGCGCGGCTGTCCGACCGGGCAGGCGAAGATCACGCCGGGATTCGACCTCCCCGCCGACTACGTGATCCACGCCGTCGGTCCCGTGTGGCACAGCGGCGACCGGGGCGAAGACGACCTCCTGGCTTCCTGCTACCGCACGTCGCTCCAGTTGGCTGTGGAGCATGGCTGCACCACCGTCGCGTTCCCCGCCATCAGCTGCGGCGTCTACCGCTTCCCTGTGGACCGGGCCGCGGGAATCGCCGTGCGCACCGTCGCGGGCTTCCTTCGGAGCGACGAGCAGATCGAAGCAGTTTACCTCGTCAGCTTCGGCAAGGATGTTCGTCAGGCGCACGAGCGAGCATACGCCGACGTACTCGATTAA